The stretch of DNA CTCCGCCGAGGGCGCCCGGGAGTTCAGCGTGCGCTCGACCTCGACGTCGTGGGTCGTCGCAGCGCCGTCGAGCACGCGGCCGGTCTTCTCCCACATGTACTCCATCAGCTCCGTGGTCTGTCCGCGGACCTCACACTCCATCCGCGCGTGCTCGGCGACGATGTTGGAGGCGGTGCCGCCCTCCACGACGCCGGCGTTGACTCGGGTCGGCCCGTCGGCGTGGCGCGGCACGGCGTACATGTTGCTGATCGCCTCGGCCATCGCCTGAATCGCGTTGTCGCCCTGCTCCGGGTGGGCGCCCGCGTGGGCCGAGGAGCCCGTGAACTCGGCTCCGAAGCCGGAGACGGCGAGGAAGCCGCCGACGCCGGCGACGATCTCGCCGGTCGGGTGGTCAAGTCCGATGTGGACCGCGTACAGCGCGTCCACGTCGTCGAGGTGGCCCGAGCGGGACATCGGCCCGCCGCCGGCGACGCGCTCCTCGGCGGGCTGGAAGAACACCTTCAGCGTGCCAGAAAAGTCGCTGTGGCGCACCGCGTCGAGCACGCCCAGCCCGAGGGTCGCGTGGGCGTCGTGGCCACAAGCGTGCATGTACCCCTCGTTCTCGGAGCGGAACCCCTCGGCGGCGGGGGCGTGCTCCTCGTCGTCGTCGGACTCCGTGATCGGCAGCCCGTCGATGTCGACCCGGAGGCCGACTGTCGGTCCCTCACCCTGCTCGATCACGGCGACAGCGCCCGTGTTCCCGCCGTCGAGCCGTGCGAGTAGGTCGGGATCCGCGCCGGCCTCGACGGCGCGGTCCTTCCACTCGGCGCGCGTGGCCTGATCGGGGAGGGACATCCGCGGCTCGTCGCTCTCCTCCAGCGCGTCCGGCCCGACGTGGAGTTCGTCCACGTCACGGGCCCGGAGTTCCTCGAGGATGCGGGCGGTGGTGTAGAACTCACACCACGCGGGCTCGGGGTGGCGGTGGAGCTCCCGGCGGAACGAGGTCAGGTCGTCGGCGTCTACGTGCACGGCCGACCGGTCGGCCCGCGAGTGCTTAAACCCCGGCCGGCCGTCCGAGCCACGGCCTTTATTACCTCGCCTCGCGCCACCTCCGTTCGTGCAGAACGAAACATCGACCGAACCGGGTGAAGAGACGTCGCTCAGGTTCCGCGGTGGGCCGGCCGTCAGCGCCGTTCCGATCGCGGTGTTCGTCGTCTGGGCCGTGTTCCAGTCCGGCGTGCTGGGAATCGGCGACACCTCGGGCCTCGTCGTCGGGATGCTCGTCGGCCTGATCGCCGGACTCCCGTTCGTCCGTGGGGACTGGAAGGCGTACGCCGACGCCATCTTCGAGGGAATGACACAGGAGGTGGCGGCGACCGCGGCCGTCGCGTGGCTCTGGGCGGGGATGTTCGCGAACACGATCCAGGCCGGCGGCTTCGTAGACGGGCTCGTCTGGCTGGCGGGCGCCGCCGAGGTCGGCGCCGCGCTGTTCCCGGCCGTAACCTTCCTGCTCGCGGCGGTGCTGGCGACCGGGATCGGCACTGGCTACGGGACGACGATCGCGTTCGTGACGCTGGTGTTCCCGGCGGGCCTGCTGCTGGGGACGAACCCGATCCTCCTGTTCGGGGCGATCCTCTCGGGGGCGGTGTTCGGCGACAACCTCGCGCCCGTCTCGGACACGACGATCGTGAGCGCGGTGACACAGGACGCCGACATCGGCGGCGTCGTCGCCTCCCGCGTGAAGTACGCCGTCGTCGCCGCGGTGCCGGCGCTTGCGGCCTACCTGATCGCTGGCGCGACCATGTCGACCAGCGACCCCGCGGCCAACGCGGGCGTCGAGGCGGGGGCCGCGTGGGGGCTGCTCCACCTGATTCCGGTCGCGATCGTCATCGCGACCGCCGTCACCGGGCGACACATCGTCGAAGCGGTCTCGTGGGGGCTCGCAAGCGCGTTCGTGCTGAACGTCCTACTGGGGGCGTTCGACCTCGTGGACGTGGGCGTCAGCGACGTGCTCGTGTTCTCGGCACCCGAGAGCTCCGGGGTGGCACAGTCGCTCGACGCGGCGCCGCTGATCGGCACAGTCGTCGAGACCGTACCCGCCGCTGAGGCGGGCGTCGGCGGGAGCCTCTACACCGGCGCGGTGGGCTTCTTCCCGCTGATCGTGCTGACACTGCTGATCGTCGCCGGCGCACAGATCATGCGCGCCGGCGGCGGGTTCGAGGCGCTCCAGACGTGGCTGCTGGAGACCGTCGCGACCTCCGTGCGCCGCGCCGAGGTGACGATGGTGCTCGGCACCGCGGCCGTCAACGCGATGGTGACGATCAACACCGCCGCCGAGATCGCGGTCGCGCCGTACATCCGCACGCTGGGCCGGCGGTTCAACATCAACGGCTACCGACGGGCGAACATCCTCGACGCCAACACCTCGGCACTGGGCTATATCTTCCCGTGGGGCGGCGGCGTGCTCGCGGGCTACTCCGCGATGCAGACCCTGCCCGGCGAGTACGAGTGGTTCACCGCCGAGATGGTGGTCAACCCCGCCGCGGTGTTCCCGTACGTGTTCCACGGCTGGTTCCTCGTGACGGTGTTCCTGCTCGCGGCCCTGACCGGCTTCGGGCTGGAGTACGTCAGCGACCGCGAGAGCGAGGAGGTGAGTCGCGTATGAGCCGACTCGACGCGTTCCTCGCGGGCATGGAGTTCCGGACGGCGACGCCGACGTACAGCCCCGGCGACGAGCTGACCGCCATCAT from Halolamina sediminis encodes:
- a CDS encoding amidohydrolase, which encodes MHVDADDLTSFRRELHRHPEPAWCEFYTTARILEELRARDVDELHVGPDALEESDEPRMSLPDQATRAEWKDRAVEAGADPDLLARLDGGNTGAVAVIEQGEGPTVGLRVDIDGLPITESDDDEEHAPAAEGFRSENEGYMHACGHDAHATLGLGVLDAVRHSDFSGTLKVFFQPAEERVAGGGPMSRSGHLDDVDALYAVHIGLDHPTGEIVAGVGGFLAVSGFGAEFTGSSAHAGAHPEQGDNAIQAMAEAISNMYAVPRHADGPTRVNAGVVEGGTASNIVAEHARMECEVRGQTTELMEYMWEKTGRVLDGAATTHDVEVERTLNSRAPSAESDEELASIVADVAEGVAGVDSIMGHDELGGSEDATYLMNRVEEQGGRACYVGLGTDHPGGHHTSTFDVDEESLRIGIETLAGAIEAFGQEQD
- a CDS encoding Na+/H+ antiporter NhaC family protein; this encodes MQNETSTEPGEETSLRFRGGPAVSAVPIAVFVVWAVFQSGVLGIGDTSGLVVGMLVGLIAGLPFVRGDWKAYADAIFEGMTQEVAATAAVAWLWAGMFANTIQAGGFVDGLVWLAGAAEVGAALFPAVTFLLAAVLATGIGTGYGTTIAFVTLVFPAGLLLGTNPILLFGAILSGAVFGDNLAPVSDTTIVSAVTQDADIGGVVASRVKYAVVAAVPALAAYLIAGATMSTSDPAANAGVEAGAAWGLLHLIPVAIVIATAVTGRHIVEAVSWGLASAFVLNVLLGAFDLVDVGVSDVLVFSAPESSGVAQSLDAAPLIGTVVETVPAAEAGVGGSLYTGAVGFFPLIVLTLLIVAGAQIMRAGGGFEALQTWLLETVATSVRRAEVTMVLGTAAVNAMVTINTAAEIAVAPYIRTLGRRFNINGYRRANILDANTSALGYIFPWGGGVLAGYSAMQTLPGEYEWFTAEMVVNPAAVFPYVFHGWFLVTVFLLAALTGFGLEYVSDRESEEVSRV